The Microlunatus antarcticus DNA segment GGCAGCGAGAGCCACGAGAAGCTGCAGCTGCTCTCCGTGATCGGGAGCCAGGCCCTGGTGTAGGTCGGCGCTCAGTGGGCCTTGCCGTAGCGCCACCGTCGTGCGGACGCACGCTAGAGCCGGTACTCGGAGGCGCAGGTACAGCCGGCGTTCACGTGTCCTCCGGGACCTCAGCCGCGTGTTCGTAGTAACCCCGGTTACTGGGTCTTTTTGCGGTCGGGTCTTCCGAGAATTCCGCTCAGCGCATGACGACTGCGTGTCAGGGTGTGCTCGTTCTTCATGGAGGGACGGCTTGCGTGCTGTCAATGTGAGAGTGACAGGGCCGCCGATGCGGTGGTTGGGTCCCGAGCACCGGTCGTCTGGCTCATTGCTTGCTTGTCGCTCTTCAAAGGTTGGCCTCGTGCGGTGCTGCCGGCGACCGGTGTGAAGGACCGGCCGACGTGACTTGGTAGGAGCGTGGCACCACCCGCACTGGTATTGAGCACCTGCTGAACCAGCCCCTCGCCACGCTGGCCGAGTTGATTCAGGGCACCGTGGTCGACGTGGCTGGCGGTACGCCTTGAGGCGGTCGGCTTGTGCGCCCTCCGCACGACGGCCGCGGCCTGCGACCGGGTCGGCGCTGTGCACCGCGTCGCCGCGGCCTCTGAAGGCTGAAGTTCGCAGCTCCGTCAGATGCGAAGTAGCGCCTTCACAGCCCGGCGCACGGGGCCAAGCTGATCTGCTGCTGTCCCCGCTTCTGCGAGAGCTTGACGCAGCCGTTCTACAAGGCGGTGCTCAGAGGCCTCAACCTCCTGCGCCTGACGCTCGAGCTCGGAAGCCCTCTCGGACTCGACCTGAGTCAGCTCGGCCTCGAACTTGTTCAGACGTGCGAGGCGCTGCTTACGCATACGCGGCCATGCGATGTGTACGAGAAGCAGGATTGAGACTTGACCAACCGCGGCGATTGCAACCGCTAGCACCACCATGTGAAGCTCGGAACTCGCTAGGAAGTGCTTGAAGTAGAGCAGGCAGACGAACCCTGCTGGCAGTGACTGCAGCAGGAACCAAGCGACGGTGAGGATCCTCCCCGGTATGTGAGACCACCGGCGTCCGAACTCGATTTGAGAACGCTCGGTGCGGATCCGCTCGCGGATCCGGTCCCAGCGTCGGTGGTCTGTCACCTGTTGACGCAGTTCAAAGAGTTGCTGCGGAAGCGCGCGTTCAGCGTGCCTCCACACCGTGACAAAAGCACCCAAGGTCAGCCCAAGCGCGGTACAAGCTCCGACCCGCTGCCACAACGACGGGTTCGCCGTGACGTAGAGCGAGACGAACGCGCCGAGGACACCACCTAGGACTGCGCTGAGGAACGGGAGAGCCACCCGGTCAGTGAAAGTTCCAACTCCATTGGCGAGTACCCCGCGATCGGTGTGAGGCAAGAGGACTAGTACGACCTGATCGAGGACAGCAGAAGCAACCATCCCGATGACTAGGACCCCGAGCACCTGCGTCATCACGACCAGCGTTGGGCCCATGGCTTGTATAAATTCGAGAATTTCCACTAGCGCACCAGCTCGGCCTCGGAGAAAGTGAGTTGGAGCACCGACCACGCCAGTACTGCACCGAGACTCATCCGAGCAACGTACCGGTGCGAGCAGTTACTGACTGTTTCCCCCTGAAGCAGAGCGGGCCGCAATCGCCGCTTGAGGTAACTCAAGCGCCGACGCCGGGCTGCCCGCGCATGGCGCCATTGACCGTAGGGGGTCGTTCAACGTGCCCCGCACGACGGTCGGCATGCATGCTCGGCACGACGGTCGGGGTGTGCGTGCTCTTAGTGTCACGACATCGGCCAGCGAGTAGCGACTGGACTGCGGTGGTCGTGTCGGCCCGGCTAGTTCCGATTGAGCCCGAATTGACGTGTCAGCAGTGCATGCTTGAAGTGCGACTCGGCTTCGTCAACCTCTGCCGCGGGGACGCTGGGGCCGAAGACGCGCAGGATGCTGAATTGGAAGTGCTCAGCGTGGGCGGAGTCGAGGTCGGCCAGGGCCTGTAGGGCGATGTTGCCGCCGTGTCCGTCCTTCGCGTAGGTGGACCATCGGCCGAGGATTCGCTCCTGCCCGTCGGCCTTGCCCACGTAGAGCTTCCCGTTGGTCGTGTCTGCAATCAGGTAGACCCCCTGGACTGCGCCGAGCGCCGTGCGCCAGTCCGAGTAGCGGGAGTCCGTGACCAAAGACTGGAGCTGCAAGTAGGTGAGTAGCACCCGGTCGAAGCCCGGAAACTGGATCCGTCCGGGGTCGGCGATCTCGACGATGGGGAAGGCTGCAGCGCTCGTTCCGAGCTTGGCCCAGTTGACCGCGTCTTTAGACCACTCGACAACAAGCCGATCGGTGAGCGCGGACAGCGCTTGCGAGGGGCGAAGGTCGAACAGTCGCGACTCCTCGGAGCGCTGCGACGTGAGTTCGCCGTAGTTGTCGTAGGCGGTGAGGAGGCGTGAACGTCGCTTGCCGTCGGCCATGAAGACGAGCCAGAGCTTCGGGGGGTTCAGTCCGATCTTGTTGCCGATGCCCTGCCAACGTGTGTAGTCCAGCACTCTCGCTGCCGTGAGGTCGTCCTGGTTGCGCAGACCGTCATCGGTGTACGTGTGGCGAAGGACGATCACGTCAGACAGGGCCAGTCCCGCGGCGGCTAGGACGTGTCCGAGGGTCAGCTCTCCTTCCAGGGCCGTCGAGTCAGATACCACTTCAAGTGCCTTGCCCACGCTCGGCTAGTGCTCGTCCTCGCCTTCTGCTGATGTCTTCGGCCCGCTATAGCCAACGGCGGCCAGATGGAGCTCGAGCAGGTCGTACAGGCCGTCGCCTTCCTTTGCGAGGAGTCGACGCCGGGTGCCGTCAGGGCGGATGGCGCGGTAATGGATGCGGCCGGTCTCCCCGGTCTGGCGCCAGGCAACTTCGATAACGGGCTGAGGCAACTTCGGCATGCCGGCAGTGTCGCATCGGCGAGGTCCACGTAGGTGCGGTTCCGCCGGGCGACACTAGGGCGCTCCCCTACTCCTTGCCTTCGGGGGTGGCGTTTATCCAGGACGACTCGCGCTCCGTCAGCCTGAGCGCCAAATCCGCTCAGGCGACTTTTGCCCCACACCTCCAAGACATCTCCACACCATCTAGCGGCCCGAGGGCGGGCTCGTAGTTCAGTCGACGGATACGACGCTGGACGGTCGGCTTACGTGCTCCGCACGTCGGGGCTACGTCCCCGCGCGCGAAGGCCTTTCAGACCGCCGATCAGGGCACTCGCGCCCGCCTCAAGGAACCAGCGGGGTGTCAGGCACACCCTCGGGCTCGATCCTCACCTCGTCCCCGCGGCGTCTCAGCGTTGGAGCGGGGCCGCCCCTGAGCCGCTTCACCCGTGTGGCGCGGAAGCGGAAGCTGTCCTGCTCGACGGCCTCGAAGTCGAATTCGACGACGTCCCCTGCTGCGAGCTCGCGGTAGCCCGTGCCCTCGATCACGGAGAAGTGGACCCAGGCGTCAGCCGCCGCAGGAAGGGCGTCGGAGGAGATGGCACCCCAGCCCTTCTCGACCTTGTAGAACTTCACGACGCCCTTCACCACGCGTCGACTCCATCACGTCCTGAGCTGAAGCCGACGGTAGGACAGAAAAACGGCAGGGACCCAGCCGGGCTGCAGTCGTTGGCAGTCGTGGCCGCTCGTGCTCCACCGTGCCGGTGAAGATGTAGGGCGTGAGCCTGCGGAGCCCAGGCGCGATTGCTGTCGGCCTGATGGCCGTTCTGGGCTTCGGCGCACTCGTGGTCCTCGGCAACACCGACGTCACCCGCCCCGCGTCCCCTCCGTCGGAGACCCCGGAGATCACCTACGTGGGCTGCTGGTACGGCGTCCCCCACGGGGAGGTGGGCCGCCGCTTCACCGCAGGAGAGGATCCCGCGACTCTTCCTGGGGTCACGGCCGTCTGCACCAGCCCCGGGCCGCTCGACCCCTCGCCGCTGAGCAGCAGCGCCGCACCGGAGGGCCACGACAGCCCAGCTCCGACACCTGGCTGACCAGGCGCTCCGCCGAGGCACGGCTCGTGCTCGTCGCGACGATCCGCTACGGAACGGGGCCCGCGGCGACGACCTTCCTGACCGCGTCGAGGTCCATCCGGTAGGGACCGACCCCGGTCAGCACCCAGCTCGCGCCGGCGTCGGCCCACGCCACGGGGTCGCCGTCGGCCGGCACCTGGACCACCAGCTCGATCGGCTCGTCGGAACCAGCCGCGGCCCGCGCCGCGTCGATCGCCGTCCGCGCCTCGGCGACGTCGGCGGGCGAGCCGAGGCCGATGACGAAGTAGCCGTCGTACCGCGCGGCGCGCCGCTGCGGCGGCTTGTTGGGCCACCGTCCGCCGATCCAGATCGGGATGCCGCCCGGACGCGTGGCGGACGGCAGGAACGTGACGCCCGCCGCCCGGTGGTGGGGACCGTCGTGGTCGACCAGCTCCCCGGACAGCAGCGCGGTCAGCACGTCGAGCCCCTCGTCGAGGAGGGCGGCGCGGACCTTGGGCTCGACCGTCTCGCCGAAGGCGGAGAGCTCGCCGCCGCGACCGTTCCGCCCGCCGCCGTCGTCACCCAGGCCGAAGCCGAGGATCAGCCGTCCGCCGGACAGGCGGTCGAGCGTCGCCGCCTGGCGGGCCAGGACCTGCGGACGGCGGCGGGACAGCGGCGTGACCGCGGTCCCGAGCTGGATCCGGGAGGTGGTCATCGCGGCGGCGGCGAGGCAGATCCAGGGGTCGGCGATCTCGACGACGGGGTCGGCGTAGAGCAGGTGGTCCCAGATGAAGATCCCGTCCCAGCCCGCCTCCTCCGCCTGCGCGGCGAGATCCGCGAACACGCGCGCGTCGGCCAGCGGGTCGAAGGCCGGCACGAACAGCCCGCGCCTGCTCATCGAACACCTCCCGAGCCCGCGCCAGAGCCAGCCGAGCCGTCGAGCGGCAGCCCGGCCGCCTCGCGGGCGTGCCCCAGCGCCTGGGCGACGGCCAGCGCGGACGTCGACGCCAGGTGCACCGGCTCGGCCTCCTCGCGGAGCACGGCCCCGATGTGGCGCAGCGCAGCGGTGAACGAGTGCGCGTCGACCGTGGGGCTCTCGGTCACAGGGTCGCTGCCGCTCCCCCGCACCTCGATCTGCGCGCCCGGCTGCGGGTGCCACGGGTTGTCGACGCGGATCAGGCCCTCGGTCCCGAGCAGCAGCGCCGTGGTCTCGGGCTGCCTCCGGAACCCGCACGTCAGCATCAGCCGGCGCCCGTCGTCGTACGTGAGGACACCGGCCGCCTCGACCTCGACCTCCGCGCCGAGCTCGGCGGCGACCTGGGCCTCCGCGACGGGCTGGCCGAACAGCTCGTGCGCGAGCCGCATCGGGTAGCAGCCGACGTCCGCGAGCGCGCCGCCGAACATGGGCGCCGAGAGGCGGATGTTCTCCGGGCGGGTGACCGGGAAGTGGAACGACGCGACGATCTCGCGCAGCTCGCCGATCGCGCCGGAGTCGATCAGCTCGACGAGGCGGAGGTGCTGGGCCTGGAACGGGAAGACGAACGACTCCCACAGCAACCCGCCGGTGCTCCGGGCGACGTCGAGCAGCGCCCGGGTTGCAGTGGGGTTGGTGGTCAGCGGCTTCTCGCACAGCACGGCCTTGCCGGCCTCGAGCGCCGCGGTCGCCCACTCCGCGTGCAGCGGGTTGGGCAGCGGGACGTAGACGGCGTCGACCTCGGGGTCCTCGAGCACGGCCCGGTAGCCGTCGGCGGCCCGGGTGACCCCGTGGTCGCGGGCGAAGGCCTCCGTACGGTCCCGGTCGCGACCGCCGACGACCACGGCCACGTCACCGGACTCGGCCAGGGCGGGCAGCAGCTGGGCGCGGGCGATGTTCGCGGTGCCGAGGATCCCCCAGCGGACGGGCGGCCGCGGGCTCACGCTGGGGCTCCGTCCGCGAGGGCGAGCACGTGCGCCGGGACCTTGTCGCGGTCGGTGACGTAGTGGGCGTAGATGGCCTTCTCGATCTGTCGGGCCGTGCCGGAGCGCAACGCCTCACGGACGGGTTCGTGACGGGCGCGGACGCCCTTGAGGGCGAGGTGCTGACGGTCGATCGAGGCCCGCATCAGCGCGCCGATCTGGCCGTTGACCGTGGACCACAGCTCGACCGCGCGACGGCGGCCGGACGCGTTGACGATGAGGCCGTGGAAGTGCACGTCGGCCTCGACGATGGCCTGCAGGTCACCCTCCTGGGCCGCGACGTCCATGCGCTCGAGCGCCTCCGCCAGCGCCTCGTCGAGGCCGACCTTCTCGTCCTTGGTCAACGCCTTGGCGATGCCCGCCTCGAGCACGTAGCGGGCGAAGCAGACGTCGTCGGCGTCTTCGGTGCTCATCCGGGTCACCACGGTCTGACGGCGCGGCGAGATCTCGATCAGCCCTTCGGCCGACAGCCCGCGCATCGCCTCGCGGACCGTCGCCCGGCTCACGCCGAGGTCGGCCGCGATCGTGGCCTCGACCAGCCGCTCGCCCGCGGGCAGCTCGTTGTTGAGGATCTGGCGGCGCAGCGCGTTCCGCACCGCCTCCGGCAGCGACTCGTGCTCGAGCACCGCGCGCACCCCCTGCCTCCCGACCACCTCGGCCAGCGTCTGGGGGCTCATCCTGCCCTGCCCTGGGGGGTCGTTCCCGGTGCGGCGAGCGCGTGCTCGGTGAGCCCGACGTGGCCCTCGGCGTCGGGCGTGGCCCGGAGGAGGTCGGCGGGCCCGCAGAGCAGTGGCACCAGGCCCGGTCCGTGGCCCGGCATCGGGCTGTCGCCGTGCACGACGAGACCCACCGTCACGTGCCCGCGCCGATAGCCCATGTTGTGCCGGACGTCGAGGTCCGCGACGGCCAGCAGGTCGCCGAGCCGCAGCGCGGCGAGCACCGGGTCGCCGGCCGGGAAGGCGAGGTCGACGTCCCACTGCTGCGCCGGACGACCGATGCCGTTGCCGGCCAGCCGGCTGGGGACGACCGCGCGCACGCCGACCTCCACCCCGTCGGGCCCCGCCGTGATGCCGAGCGCGGGAGCGAGCCAGGGGTCGAGGTTGAGCACCTCGACGCCGGGCGGGAGCCCGGGCAGCGAGGCGCCCTGCCCGTACGCGCGGACGGCGACGCCGTCGCCGGGCCGGAGACGTTCCAGGGCGTCCTCGGGCAGCCACACGAGCAGCCGGCCGTCCTCGCCGCGCTTGCCGAAGACGCGCCCGGTCGCACCGGCGGCCGCGCCGCTGCGCACGACGACGGGGTTGCCGACGCAGGCGTACGCCGTCAGTCCGTGCCGGGCGGGTTGGTCGGGGTGGCCGACCGTGGCGCCGGGAGCGACGTGGTCGCCGAGCGCGGCGGACACGAGGTCCCCGAGCGCGACGCCCAGCACGATGCCGCCGTCGCCGACCGGGACGTACGGGTGCCCGTCGACGTCGACGCGGTAGGGCGACGGCCCGATCGCCGGGCTCTCCACGACGCCGGCCAGGTTGACCGCGACGGCTCTCATGCCAGGACCTCCGTCCGGACCCGGCGTGACTCCCCGACGTAGGCGGAGAGGTTCGCGTCGGCGTCGATCACGACGTGGAACGCCTCGGCCGGCCCGCTGAAGAGCGTCGTCGGACCGGGCCCGTGGCCGAAGAGCGCGCACTGCCCGGTGGAGATCGTGCCGACGGTCAGCCAGCCGGGCCGGTAGCCGCGGCCCCAGCTGTGGTCGGTGTCGCGCATGACCACGAGGTCCCCGATCCGCAGGCCCTCCAGCCCCAGCGACAGGGACGCGTCGAGGCCCGCGTACGCGCCCATCAGGTCGGTGTTGGCGAACTCGGAGGCCATCCCGCCGCCGGCCCCGGCGGCGTCGGCCGGGACGTCGACGGCGACGTGCACCTCGAGGCGCCCGTCGGGACGGGTGCCGCCCGGCATCGCGTCGAGGACGGCCGGGTCGAGGTTCTTCACCCGCACCTGCGGGTGCGCCTTCAGGGCGAGGCCCTGCCCGTGCGCGCGGACCGTCACCCGGTCGCCGACCGTCGCCCCCTCGAGGACGTCGTCGGCCGCGTCGACGAGCACGTACGCGTGCTGGCCGATCGCGACCCCGCTCTCACCGGCGGATGCACCCGAGACCAGCGTGACCTCGTTGCCGACGCAGGTCAGGTTCTGCAGGGCGTAGTTGGCGCCCGGGTCGGCGTGCCGGACGGAGAGCCCCGGCTCGAGGTGGTCGCTGGCCCACCCCGTCGCCGGCTCCCCGAGGTGCCCGGCGAGCGTGACCCCGCCCATCCCGGGCAGCACGAACGGGCCGCCGTCCGCGTCGACCCGGTAGGCGTGGCGGTCGGCCGTCGCCGGCCACACCTCGCCGGCCAGCAGCTGGGTCACCAGCCGGCCGGCGTTGCTCTCGACCTTCACGCGGTCTCCTCCTCGGGGGTGGTGGGGCTCGTCGGCGAGGCCGCCGAGCCGAAGCGGAAGCCCCGGACCCGGACGGCGGGCGCGCTGACGGCGCCGTTCCAGACGTTGGCCAGCGGCTGCGCGAGCACGTCGGCCCCGATCGCGTCGACGCGCGACAGCACGCCGAAGACCGACTCCGTGAACCGCGCCGGCCGCACCGGGGTGGTGAGACGTCCGTCCTCGATGAGGAAGCAGGCGTCCCGGCTGCCGCCGGTCAGCGTGGTGGCCGCCGGGTCGACGACCCGGAGGTACCAGAGCCGCTGCACGTAGACGCCGCGCTCGACCCCGGCGACCAGCTCGTCGACGCTCGCGGTGCCGGGCGCCATGGTCAGGCTGGCCGGCGCCGGGTGCGGCGTCTCCTCGCGGGCGATGTGCGCATGGCCGGTCAGCGGCAGGCCGGCGCGGGAGGCGCTGGCCCGGTCGGTGACCGCGTCCGCGACGACGCCGTGGTCGAGCAGCGGCACGCGGCTCGCGTCGGTGCCCTCGGGGTCGAACGGGAACGGCAGCCCGCGCACGGCCCGTGGGTCGTCGGCCACATCGACCGTCTCGGGCGCGACCCGCTCGCCGCGGCGCCGGGCCACGGCACCCACGCCGTCGGCGACCGCGTCGCCGGTGAAGCCGTACGCGTGGAAGCCCTCCAGCAGCTCGCCGGTCGCGAGCGGGGAGAGGACGACGTCGTACGTGCCGTCGGCCAGGTCCGTCCGGCCGCGAGCGCGGCCGGCCTCCTGCACCGTGCGCGCGACGACGGCGTCCAGGTCGAGCACGTCGAGCCGGCGGTCGAGGTCGACCCAGTGCGAGGTGCCGTCGTCGATTCGGACCGTGAACGACCCGTACGCCTCGGTCGCCGCGGCGTAGCGCTCGACGCCGTCGGCGTCGACCACGGCGAGCTCGGTGACGGCGCGGCCGAGCATGCCGAAGGCCTCGCCCCCGGCCGCCCGGGACGCGGCCATCAGGCTCCGGACCGCGCCGACGCGCTCGGGCGTGCCCCAGGCCGCCGTGCGCGGGTCCCAGAGCACCTCGGGCGCGAGGCTGGGCACGGACCGCGCGGGCGCGGGTGCCGGGAGCGCGGCCAGGGGTCCGGCGGCGCGGGCCAGTGCGGCCGCGCGTCCGGTGGCGCGCCGTCCGGCGTCGGCGGCACCGGCCAGGTCGGTGGTCGCGACGCGGGCCGAGCGGCCCTCGACCACGGCGCGGACCATGAGCTGGCGCTCGTGCACGTCCTGCGGCTGGTGGACCCGGTCGACGGCGAAGCGGGTGTAGCCGCCCGCCCGGCCCGACAGGAACGCCTCGGCCTCGTCCGCACCGGCGGCCTTGGCGGCGCGGACCGCCTCGGCGCAGGCCTGGACCGCGCGGTCGGCGCCGACCGCCGGCTCTGCCTGGTCGGTGCTGATGATCATGGTCGTCGTCATCGGGCCACCCCCGTCGAGATCCCACGGAACAGCGACGGCGAGGCGCCGTGGCCCAGGAACCCCCACTGCTTGGGCTCCCCCTTGCCGCACGGCATGCCGTACGCCTTGAACTCCTCCGGCCCGGCGACCGCCTCGAGCGAGCCCCAGAACTGCGGGGTGAGACCGCCGTACGAGAAGCCGCGCAGCAGCCGGCCCCGCTTGCCGTTCTTGACCTCCCAGGCCGCCTCGGTGCCGAACTGGAACGCCATCCGGCGGTCGTCGATCGACCAGGTGCGGTTGTCGTCGGCGTAGTAGCCGTCGCCCATCCGGTCGAGGAGCTCGTCGAGCGACCCCTCCCCCGGCTCGAGGTAGACGTTCGTGGCGAAGCAGACCGGCAGCCACGCCCAGCCGTCGGCACGGGCCGCGCCCGTTGTCTCTCCGCCGTGCCGCGCGACCGCGTCACGGCTGGACAGCACGTCGCGCAGGACACCCTTCTCGATCAGGGCGTGCCGCGTCGCGGGCGTGCCCTCGTCGTCGAAGGCGAAGCTGCCGCGGGTGCCGGGCACGGTCGGGTCGGCCACGACGTTCATGGCCGGCGAGCCGTACCGCAGGCTGCCGATGTCGTCGGGCTGGACCCAGGAGCGACCGGCGAAGTTCGTCTCGTCGCCGAGGATCCGGTCCAGCTCGAGCGCGTGCCCGACCGACTCGTGGATCTGCAGCGCCAGCTGCGCCGGGCCGATGACCACGTCGGCGGTCCCGCCGGGGGCCTGCGGCGCGCCGAGCAGCGCGACCGCCT contains these protein-coding regions:
- a CDS encoding LLM class flavin-dependent oxidoreductase, producing the protein MSRRGLFVPAFDPLADARVFADLAAQAEEAGWDGIFIWDHLLYADPVVEIADPWICLAAAAMTTSRIQLGTAVTPLSRRRPQVLARQAATLDRLSGGRLILGFGLGDDGGGRNGRGGELSAFGETVEPKVRAALLDEGLDVLTALLSGELVDHDGPHHRAAGVTFLPSATRPGGIPIWIGGRWPNKPPQRRAARYDGYFVIGLGSPADVAEARTAIDAARAAAGSDEPIELVVQVPADGDPVAWADAGASWVLTGVGPYRMDLDAVRKVVAAGPVP
- a CDS encoding DUF4438 family protein, producing MKVESNAGRLVTQLLAGEVWPATADRHAYRVDADGGPFVLPGMGGVTLAGHLGEPATGWASDHLEPGLSVRHADPGANYALQNLTCVGNEVTLVSGASAGESGVAIGQHAYVLVDAADDVLEGATVGDRVTVRAHGQGLALKAHPQVRVKNLDPAVLDAMPGGTRPDGRLEVHVAVDVPADAAGAGGGMASEFANTDLMGAYAGLDASLSLGLEGLRIGDLVVMRDTDHSWGRGYRPGWLTVGTISTGQCALFGHGPGPTTLFSGPAEAFHVVIDADANLSAYVGESRRVRTEVLA
- a CDS encoding TldD/PmbA family protein, which encodes MSTTTERVTAADAHAWGGLDESTARAVLEEALAAATGEGVTFADVRLVEAEEERLYTDLRGELDERREHNAGLGVRVLRDGVWGFASASLDGPGTAQAVARRAVAAAAAAAGTAPVVLAPREPTSGTWSVPVDVDPFEVSAGERHDLLQRIVRAASVPGLVRSVTAGLNAKRQHKHYADSEGSRQSQHLVETGAMLLAVAADERGAQRRSFPNSFHGNTAAAGWEYVLGLGLEDEATRVGEEAVALLGAPQAPGGTADVVIGPAQLALQIHESVGHALELDRILGDETNFAGRSWVQPDDIGSLRYGSPAMNVVADPTVPGTRGSFAFDDEGTPATRHALIEKGVLRDVLSSRDAVARHGGETTGAARADGWAWLPVCFATNVYLEPGEGSLDELLDRMGDGYYADDNRTWSIDDRRMAFQFGTEAAWEVKNGKRGRLLRGFSYGGLTPQFWGSLEAVAGPEEFKAYGMPCGKGEPKQWGFLGHGASPSLFRGISTGVAR
- a CDS encoding Gfo/Idh/MocA family protein codes for the protein MSPRPPVRWGILGTANIARAQLLPALAESGDVAVVVGGRDRDRTEAFARDHGVTRAADGYRAVLEDPEVDAVYVPLPNPLHAEWATAALEAGKAVLCEKPLTTNPTATRALLDVARSTGGLLWESFVFPFQAQHLRLVELIDSGAIGELREIVASFHFPVTRPENIRLSAPMFGGALADVGCYPMRLAHELFGQPVAEAQVAAELGAEVEVEAAGVLTYDDGRRLMLTCGFRRQPETTALLLGTEGLIRVDNPWHPQPGAQIEVRGSGSDPVTESPTVDAHSFTAALRHIGAVLREEAEPVHLASTSALAVAQALGHAREAAGLPLDGSAGSGAGSGGVR
- a CDS encoding TldD/PmbA family protein — translated: MTTTMIISTDQAEPAVGADRAVQACAEAVRAAKAAGADEAEAFLSGRAGGYTRFAVDRVHQPQDVHERQLMVRAVVEGRSARVATTDLAGAADAGRRATGRAAALARAAGPLAALPAPAPARSVPSLAPEVLWDPRTAAWGTPERVGAVRSLMAASRAAGGEAFGMLGRAVTELAVVDADGVERYAAATEAYGSFTVRIDDGTSHWVDLDRRLDVLDLDAVVARTVQEAGRARGRTDLADGTYDVVLSPLATGELLEGFHAYGFTGDAVADGVGAVARRRGERVAPETVDVADDPRAVRGLPFPFDPEGTDASRVPLLDHGVVADAVTDRASASRAGLPLTGHAHIAREETPHPAPASLTMAPGTASVDELVAGVERGVYVQRLWYLRVVDPAATTLTGGSRDACFLIEDGRLTTPVRPARFTESVFGVLSRVDAIGADVLAQPLANVWNGAVSAPAVRVRGFRFGSAASPTSPTTPEEETA
- a CDS encoding GntR family transcriptional regulator; translated protein: MSPQTLAEVVGRQGVRAVLEHESLPEAVRNALRRQILNNELPAGERLVEATIAADLGVSRATVREAMRGLSAEGLIEISPRRQTVVTRMSTEDADDVCFARYVLEAGIAKALTKDEKVGLDEALAEALERMDVAAQEGDLQAIVEADVHFHGLIVNASGRRRAVELWSTVNGQIGALMRASIDRQHLALKGVRARHEPVREALRSGTARQIEKAIYAHYVTDRDKVPAHVLALADGAPA
- a CDS encoding cold-shock protein, with the translated sequence MVKGVVKFYKVEKGWGAISSDALPAAADAWVHFSVIEGTGYRELAAGDVVEFDFEAVEQDSFRFRATRVKRLRGGPAPTLRRRGDEVRIEPEGVPDTPLVP
- a CDS encoding DUF4438 family protein, producing MRAVAVNLAGVVESPAIGPSPYRVDVDGHPYVPVGDGGIVLGVALGDLVSAALGDHVAPGATVGHPDQPARHGLTAYACVGNPVVVRSGAAAGATGRVFGKRGEDGRLLVWLPEDALERLRPGDGVAVRAYGQGASLPGLPPGVEVLNLDPWLAPALGITAGPDGVEVGVRAVVPSRLAGNGIGRPAQQWDVDLAFPAGDPVLAALRLGDLLAVADLDVRHNMGYRRGHVTVGLVVHGDSPMPGHGPGLVPLLCGPADLLRATPDAEGHVGLTEHALAAPGTTPQGRAG
- a CDS encoding GIY-YIG nuclease family protein translates to MGKALEVVSDSTALEGELTLGHVLAAAGLALSDVIVLRHTYTDDGLRNQDDLTAARVLDYTRWQGIGNKIGLNPPKLWLVFMADGKRRSRLLTAYDNYGELTSQRSEESRLFDLRPSQALSALTDRLVVEWSKDAVNWAKLGTSAAAFPIVEIADPGRIQFPGFDRVLLTYLQLQSLVTDSRYSDWRTALGAVQGVYLIADTTNGKLYVGKADGQERILGRWSTYAKDGHGGNIALQALADLDSAHAEHFQFSILRVFGPSVPAAEVDEAESHFKHALLTRQFGLNRN